A single genomic interval of Chloracidobacterium validum harbors:
- the glnA gene encoding type I glutamate--ammonia ligase, whose protein sequence is MDPKSVLNFANDEGVKFVDLRFTDLPGSWQHISFPISQLTEDSFTEGFGFDASSIRGWANISESDMLLVPDPSRFWIDPFFEEPTLCLFADAIDPITHTGYVYDPRSVAERAEDYLRSTGVADVAYFGPEAEFFVFDHVSFRNEPHHAFFRFESEEGNWTSDNPDENLGFRIRTKEGYVPVPPFDTLQDLRSEIALNLEAVGISPECHHHEVASGGQCEIDFRFASMVTTADNLMLFKYIVRNTALQYGKSATFMPKPLYGDNGSGMHCHQSLWKNGQPLFGGDQYADLSEMALYYIGGLLKHAPAIIAFAAPTTNSYKRLVPGYEAPVNLAYSARNRSAAIRIPMFSKNPKAKRLEFRPPDPSCNPYLAMSAMLMAGLDGVLNKIHPGEPLEKDIYEMSDDEKLHIPHLPASLEDALDALEADHEFLLKGGVFTEALIARHIEYKRKREVNALRLRPHPIEFQLYFDV, encoded by the coding sequence ATGGATCCCAAATCCGTACTGAACTTCGCCAACGATGAAGGGGTGAAGTTCGTTGACCTGCGTTTCACTGACCTCCCCGGTTCGTGGCAACACATCTCTTTCCCTATCTCCCAGTTGACCGAAGACAGCTTTACTGAGGGCTTTGGCTTTGATGCTTCGAGCATTCGGGGTTGGGCCAACATCAGTGAAAGTGACATGCTACTCGTGCCGGACCCATCGCGGTTCTGGATTGACCCCTTCTTTGAAGAACCGACGCTCTGCCTCTTTGCCGACGCCATCGATCCCATAACCCATACGGGCTACGTCTATGACCCACGGTCGGTTGCCGAGCGCGCCGAGGATTATCTGCGCTCGACTGGGGTGGCGGATGTCGCTTATTTCGGCCCAGAAGCTGAGTTCTTTGTTTTTGATCACGTCAGTTTTCGCAACGAACCCCACCACGCTTTCTTCCGCTTTGAAAGCGAGGAGGGCAACTGGACGAGTGATAATCCAGACGAGAACCTGGGTTTTCGCATTCGCACCAAGGAAGGGTACGTCCCGGTTCCACCCTTTGACACCCTGCAAGACTTGCGCTCCGAAATCGCGCTCAACCTGGAAGCGGTCGGCATTTCGCCCGAATGCCATCACCACGAAGTCGCCTCCGGCGGACAGTGCGAAATAGACTTTCGCTTTGCCTCGATGGTGACGACTGCCGATAACTTGATGCTGTTCAAGTACATCGTGCGCAACACGGCACTCCAGTATGGCAAGTCGGCGACGTTTATGCCAAAGCCCCTCTATGGCGACAACGGCTCCGGCATGCATTGTCACCAGTCCCTGTGGAAGAATGGGCAGCCACTTTTTGGCGGCGATCAGTATGCCGATCTTTCTGAAATGGCGCTCTACTACATTGGCGGTCTGCTCAAGCACGCCCCGGCCATCATTGCCTTCGCGGCGCCAACCACGAACAGCTACAAGCGGCTTGTGCCGGGCTATGAAGCACCGGTCAATCTGGCCTATTCGGCGCGCAATCGGTCAGCGGCGATTCGGATTCCGATGTTTTCAAAGAATCCGAAGGCAAAGCGGCTGGAGTTTCGCCCGCCGGACCCAAGCTGTAATCCGTATCTTGCGATGTCAGCCATGCTGATGGCCGGGCTGGATGGCGTTTTGAATAAAATTCATCCTGGCGAGCCACTTGAGAAAGACATCTACGAGATGAGTGACGATGAAAAGCTGCACATTCCGCACTTGCCGGCGTCGCTGGAAGACGCGCTTGACGCGCTCGAGGCCGACCATGAGTTTCTCCTTAAGGGCGGCGTGTTTACGGAGGCGCTCATTGCACGCCACATCGAGTACAAGCGCAAGCGTGAGGTGAATGCCCTGCGCTTGCGTCCGCACCCCATCGAGTTTCAACTGTACTTTGACGTATAA
- the glsA gene encoding glutaminase A, with translation MSLQVNVSAGAVSVRQSAEQLRILSVLNDLHLKYKPLTDGKVADYIPQLAKVSPDLFGICIATADGQVFEVGDYDYLFTIQSISKPFVYGLALEDHGREYVRTRVGVEPTGDAFNSIIKLDERSKRPHNPLVNAGAIAMTSIIKGTDPTDKLNRILDLFQRYTGHGILADMSVFMSERTTGHRNRAIAHLMLNFGMIDGNVDEALDLYFQQCSLMVSCRDLAVMGATLANHGVNPLTGKRAIPAEYVRDILSVMFTCGLYDYAGEWAYRIGLPAKSGVGGGMLAVVPGRFGIGVFSPPLDERGNSVRAIKVCEGITEAFGAHIFDVAFCSSPIGTNPLREAPPERPALASDTRNGHTPSPQLEPHRTA, from the coding sequence ATGAGCCTTCAAGTCAACGTTTCGGCCGGGGCCGTATCGGTTCGTCAGAGCGCGGAGCAGTTGCGTATCCTCTCGGTTCTGAATGATTTGCATCTCAAGTACAAACCGCTCACGGACGGAAAAGTTGCCGACTACATTCCGCAGTTGGCCAAGGTGTCGCCGGACTTGTTCGGGATCTGCATTGCCACTGCGGATGGGCAGGTCTTCGAGGTCGGGGACTATGACTATCTGTTTACCATTCAGTCCATCTCAAAGCCCTTTGTCTATGGACTGGCCCTGGAAGACCACGGCCGCGAATACGTTCGGACGCGGGTTGGGGTTGAGCCGACCGGCGACGCTTTCAACTCGATCATCAAGCTTGATGAGCGTTCAAAGCGTCCGCACAATCCGCTGGTCAATGCCGGCGCGATTGCCATGACGAGCATCATCAAGGGAACCGACCCGACCGACAAGCTCAACCGCATTCTGGACCTGTTTCAGCGTTACACCGGGCACGGTATCCTGGCCGATATGTCGGTGTTTATGTCCGAGCGCACGACTGGCCACCGCAACCGCGCCATTGCCCACCTCATGCTCAACTTCGGCATGATTGACGGCAACGTGGATGAAGCGCTTGATTTGTATTTCCAGCAGTGTTCCTTGATGGTGTCCTGTCGTGACCTGGCCGTGATGGGGGCTACGCTCGCCAACCACGGCGTCAATCCGTTGACTGGCAAACGGGCCATTCCAGCGGAGTACGTCCGCGACATTCTCAGTGTGATGTTTACCTGTGGTCTGTATGACTATGCTGGGGAGTGGGCCTATCGCATTGGGCTGCCGGCCAAGAGTGGCGTCGGAGGCGGCATGCTGGCCGTGGTGCCCGGTCGGTTTGGGATTGGCGTCTTTTCACCTCCGCTCGATGAACGGGGCAACAGCGTGCGCGCTATCAAAGTTTGTGAGGGCATCACCGAAGCCTTTGGCGCGCATATTTTTGACGTCGCGTTCTGCTCATCGCCCATCGGGACGAATCCGTTGCGGGAGGCTCCGCCTGAGCGTCCGGCGCTGGCCTCTGATACACGCAATGGCCACACGCCATCCCCCCAACTCGAACCACACCGCACGGCGTGA
- a CDS encoding type III pantothenate kinase has protein sequence MPFEREAAANSRPRPVLCALSYGATLGCPPVYAGSNDAPRRRWWLATTAFSCAAAAFAPRGWFCSMLLVIDVGNTNTTLGVYAGSNLVAHWRLTTERERTVDEYGILCRNLFTFSQLDPRDIEGIAIASVVPPLNFTFFRMAQTYFGREPFFVKPTENVGMPIRYDAPQDVGADRIVNAVAAYARYGGPCVVVDFGTATTFDAISEDGAYLGGVIAPGIVISAEALFQRAARLPRVSIAHPAQVVGRSTIGSIQSGLYFGYIGLVEGILQRMQSEMGNLQAVIATGGLSRLIGKGSPLITEIDENLTLEGLRLIYQRATQA, from the coding sequence ATGCCGTTTGAACGGGAAGCCGCGGCGAACTCGCGCCCGCGCCCGGTGCTATGTGCGCTGAGCTACGGCGCGACGCTAGGTTGCCCACCTGTCTATGCAGGTTCAAACGACGCGCCACGACGGCGGTGGTGGTTGGCGACGACCGCCTTCTCCTGTGCCGCGGCGGCTTTCGCGCCGCGTGGTTGGTTCTGCTCCATGCTCCTTGTGATTGATGTTGGCAACACGAATACGACGCTGGGGGTCTATGCCGGCAGCAACTTGGTTGCGCACTGGCGGCTTACCACGGAACGGGAACGCACCGTGGATGAGTACGGCATCTTGTGTCGCAACCTGTTTACGTTCTCGCAACTCGACCCGCGTGACATCGAGGGCATTGCCATCGCTTCGGTTGTGCCACCGCTGAACTTCACCTTTTTCCGCATGGCCCAGACCTACTTTGGACGCGAGCCGTTTTTTGTCAAACCGACCGAAAACGTTGGGATGCCGATTCGCTATGACGCGCCGCAGGATGTCGGCGCAGACCGGATCGTGAACGCGGTCGCGGCCTACGCGCGCTACGGCGGGCCATGCGTCGTGGTGGACTTCGGAACGGCAACGACCTTTGACGCCATTTCCGAAGATGGGGCGTACTTGGGTGGCGTCATCGCGCCGGGGATTGTTATTTCTGCTGAGGCGTTGTTCCAGCGAGCGGCGCGCCTGCCCAGGGTGAGCATCGCCCATCCGGCACAGGTTGTCGGTCGCTCGACGATTGGTAGCATTCAATCTGGACTCTATTTCGGTTATATCGGTCTCGTAGAAGGTATCCTCCAGCGCATGCAGTCCGAGATGGGCAACTTGCAGGCGGTCATCGCCACCGGCGGACTGTCCCGGCTCATCGGCAAGGGATCGCCGCTGATTACTGAGATTGATGAAAACCTCACGCTGGAAGGCTTGCGCCTGATTTACCAACGGGCGACCCAGGCGTAA
- a CDS encoding asparaginase domain-containing protein produces the protein MSPTSSPVRILLTGGTLDKVYDERTGNLVFSRTHLFDMLDQARCYLVNITIEPVMLKDSLDMTEADRAAIRAAAQRSPETRLLITHGTDTMTETAHDLANHVTDKTVVFVGAMIPYSFGGSDALFNLGFALASARVLPPGVYVAMNGTVFDWHNVRKNRERGRFEPLHP, from the coding sequence ATGTCGCCGACCTCTTCGCCAGTTCGTATCCTTTTGACCGGTGGCACGCTCGACAAGGTCTATGACGAGCGAACCGGCAATCTGGTCTTTTCCAGGACGCACCTGTTCGACATGCTCGACCAGGCGCGATGCTATCTGGTGAACATCACAATCGAGCCGGTGATGCTCAAGGATAGCCTCGATATGACCGAGGCCGACCGCGCGGCCATTCGCGCCGCCGCGCAGCGGTCGCCTGAAACCCGCCTCCTCATCACGCATGGCACGGATACCATGACCGAAACCGCCCATGACCTGGCCAACCACGTGACCGACAAGACGGTGGTGTTCGTCGGCGCGATGATTCCGTACTCGTTTGGCGGCTCGGACGCCCTGTTCAACCTTGGCTTTGCGTTGGCATCCGCCCGGGTCCTACCGCCCGGCGTTTACGTTGCGATGAACGGCACGGTTTTTGACTGGCACAACGTGCGCAAAAACCGGGAGCGCGGCCGCTTTGAACCGCTTCACCCATGA